One Portunus trituberculatus isolate SZX2019 chromosome 22, ASM1759143v1, whole genome shotgun sequence genomic window, GGAGACGGCCCGGAGCCAACACCGGGAACAGCGGGTGtcttttatcatctcaccaagccAAAATCAAGCCTTATAGGGAACTTTTGACTATGGGATATGAAACGGTAGACTACTGGCTGTTTTCTGACACTTGTTTGGTTTACgataagtgaaggaagcaaatatcagctTGTTTCTTTGTAATGATCGTTATACCTATCATCTtttaatatttgcgtactgttttcactctcatatgtcaaaaaaactaaaaataagtgactggccttataaatacctttaattgatggagataaggcagtgtggagggttgtggcgaAGGCTTGCACTGCTTTTCTTGGTGCTGGTGCGTTATTGGTGCTTGGTGCTGCTTGAGAattgtcggtaatatagcaacacttcacttcacttcactctgAATGTGTGGGGGGGTGTCTTGAGTATGTTTGCGAGTGTTCTCGGCatacaagagtgtttttttagtgtttatggctgtgtgtgggtgtgtatgggtcagtatagcccaccgccaccaccactgttaccaccaccgccaccacaagacCACTGCCGTTTTAACCAGTAAGAAATTTAGAAATGGTACGTCTGTGAAGGCACTACGTACTGTGTGATAAAGACAGTATGAATGTCTGTGATAACTATCTATTACTAAATCTATCAATGAGATACTATACTTGTAAAAATATCACAATGATTTATTgattattgtgacatctttctcttcgttatcatgtccagctttggttatttgtcaaagcagtatatatcaaattgtatctagttgtacagcgagtgttggcaactcccGCGGGAAAAGAAacgaggtgcttaaaaggcaaaCTGTTTCATTTCTCACATTCTATTTctatcgatagactgatgatttaacTGATTTATTTCAACAACaatattatgtatgtaaataatacTACGAAAGTGTGTATGACTTCAGTCttgcgtgatgtgatgtgaatgttttccctcttcatggttatgtgcaatacgtagtgatgttACGTAGCCACCCTGAGTGCTTGTGAgttatctttcccttccccttgccctgacaaaggacaatagttttgagatagagTAGGAtacctgtgtgaatgaagcgtgtatgagaacctgagtgtgtatatatgtcTCTTAGGACCCGGAGTCAGTACTTTGTATTCTAAAATCATCCCAACCAGTAAAATCTAGATGAATCCTGTGACACTGCATCCTTCCCTAGTAACCATCAAGCAATGCGCTGGGGATTCAGACTCTGGTATTCATTGTGTTTTGCTGATTTCCCCGAGAACCGAGAAAACGATTCCGGAACTCGCGCTCTACCGATTCCACGCGGAACTGGTTTCGACGGTTCCGCCCGTCCAAAGAACCGGTTCCTTGAATACTTGAGTTTACGGTTCCTTTTTACATCATACCACCTCGTTAAAATAGACTTAAAACGACATTAGCACATTTAGATAACAGTATTTAAGGTTGTCTGAAGTTAGATATTGCCAGTAGGTACATTTGCGATTTTAcaattaattttcctctctcttcatattccaGCTCTTATTACATCACACCACCTCGTTAGAATGGACTAAAAACGACATTAGCACATTTAGAGAACAGTATTTAAGCTTGTCTGAAGTTAAATATTGCCACTACACACATTTGAGCTTTTACAAATAATTATtaattccctctctcttcataGTCCACCCATTTTACATCAAATTGACTATGAAAAACTAACAGAAAATAACCATTacatattataataacaattTCTATCATATATTTAGCCTAGAAATGGATTTAGAGgtttattaagaaaaaaaaatgataggacgcaagaggaagaagaggaagagtcgtGTTTAGAGTCTTTGTGTTGAAGGTAGAAGTGACACGATTTGACCCCATCTGACCTGACCTCCCCTGTACCTCCTCGCCCCAGCAGAGGGTCAGGATGGCTTGCAGCTATGCCGATGGTCTCagcaaatatgaaaataaaggaaaattgggACTTCCTGAGGTAAATATGGAGACTGTCTTATATTTTGTGGGTTTTACGTAAATATTGCCCACTTGTGTTTATCTGTGGGTGTTTAGTGTTAATTCAGcctttatttgtgttattttaaGGTGAATTTTACgtgaacaaacacaaacagtcAGAAATAAGTGAGGTAGATATGGGGCCTGTCATATTTTGTGGGTTCTACGTAAATATTGCCCACTTTTGTTTATCTGTAGGTGTTTAGTGTTAGTTCTGcctttatttgtgttattttaaAGTGATTTTTACgtgaacaaacacaaacagtcAGAAAAAGTGAGGTACATATGGAGGCTGTTATATTTTGTGGGTTTGTATGTAAATATTgtcctcttttgtttatctgtgGGTGTTTAGTGTTAGTTCTGcctttatttgtgttattttaaGGTGAGTTTTACGTGAACAAACACATACATGTAGAAAAAGGCATGTTTATTAAAATGatgtttatttcccttcctgaCAAAGATTTGAGGTTTTTAAGTAACATTATTAATTTTACCTTCATTTGTGTTACTCTAAGATGATTTTacctaaacaaacacacatacaggcagaaaaaatCACGTTTATTAAAttcattacgttttttttttttcctttcagacAGAAATATGAGGTTTTTTAAGTAACATTATCAATTGTAtctgtatttgtttgttgttgttgttgctatattTGTATCATTAACTGTGTCAATTTGTTCTACCTTAATGTGCTTTTActgaaacaaacacatacagGCAGAAAAATAGCAGGTTTATCAAAATCATaacgtttttttccccttacaaTAGAAATTTGATATTTTTAAGTAATATTAAGTCTACCTTTTACttaaacacacatacaggtaGAAAAATAAAGCCAATCTGTTAATTTTGCTATTTCTTCCACCCTGACAGAAATTcgacacagaggaggaggtggagaggaaggtgCAAATACTGGCCGGCTGGATGAGAAACTCCAAACACACTGTCGTTCACACTGGTGCCGGTATCAGCACTGCAGCGGGGATACCAgacttcaggtgtgtgtgtgtgtgtatttacctagttgtagttttacagggcctgatctttatgctcgtgtggccccgtctccatatctacacttatccaatttttctttaaagctatgcacactctttgccgacaccacttcctcactcaaactgtgtgtgtgtgtgtgtgtgtgtgtgtgtaaatttatcccaccaatactactaatgtgtgctatttttttttttttttatttatttatttttgtttatctattttgttaatatacggtatttatttttttgtttgtgtgtgagtgtatttttttcttatttttacctatACAGCTTTGAATTAAGTTTGCATTATCTCATTTTTCATACCAAAGCTCAcatcttttctatatttgtgttttttgcaTAGATTAGATTAATTTGTGATAAGCTTGgtgaagttagattaagtttgggtatgttaggttagattaggttacgtttTGTATGATTTTATGTTGTTAAGGTTAAATTAGACTTGGTTAGGTTTGGCATCATTAGATTTAAAGGCTAAGGTGAGAttatggtaaggttaggttttgaAATAGAGCACAACTTTCCACAGAGGTCCCAATGGAGTGTGGACGCtggagaaggaaggactgaAGCCTGACGTCAACATTTCCTGGGACGACGCGGccgacactcacacacatggcCATCGTTAGCCTGGAGCAGCGTGGTGAGACTCTGACACTGTTCATTAGGTTAGAGTTAATTGTTAGCAGAATTAATTAAGGGGAAGAAATGGGACAGGGtagattgttaggttaggttagaagggTTAAAGTTAATTGTTAGAGGAATTAATTTGGGAGAAGAATTGGGATAAGGTAGataaatgttaggttaggttaggttagaagggTTAGAGTTAATTGTTAGAGGAACTAATTAAGGAGAGGAATTGGGATAGGATGGATAattgttaggtttggtttagttagaTTAGGACAAGTTAGAGTTAATtgtgccacagagatgatataCTGACCCTTATCTTCATCCTTGACCTTTTCCTGATCTTTACCCCCATTGCAGGTTACGTCCAGTATGTGGTGACCCAGAATATTGACGGTCTGCACCTTCGCTCAGGTCTCCAGCGACAGAAACTGGCTGAACTACACGGAGATATGTTTGTCGACAAGTGTAATCTGTGTCAGAGGtgaggactggtggtggtggtggtggtggtggtggtggtggtggtgacgacttTCTAatctctttttaattatttctttcattaattttgtttttattttttcttgatttctttgttgtttttgttgttagtggtgatggtggtggtggtggtgactttcTGACCTAATTTTTGCTAGATTTTTatgcattttgtttttattaattcattttcttgatttgtgtggatgttgttcttggtggtggtgctggtggtgattatATTCACttgtttcaatttatttttcctgaATTTTCTGGGATACccttagttgtggtggtggtggcatgatTATCCATAGATCATTTCACAACACACACTTATCCCTACATAACAAAATATAATCAAATCCTTAAACAGTTCTCAAAGCTACAGAACACTAGTAaactcttcatttattcctccttcagtCAGTTATCAGTAGTTCTTTTCATAACACACACTAGTATAACGGCAAAACATTACTCAAGTATCCAAACATTTACTAACAAAACACTAAGACCTTCATTTGTTCCTCCTACAGACAGTTTTCAATAGTTCTTTTCATAACACACACtagtcttttaaccccttcagtaccatgatgtgtttccatattcactctgcttactatttggtgactatgcagcttcagaaacttatgtaggggattaaaatagtgacaactctggccattaatcttctgacctccatagacccttcctaatgtcaataaaatggtttaatcgtacacaaatttcaaggtaaaaatgtgtcccggtactgaagggattaagtaacAAAGCTTTTTCAAGTACCCAGACAGTTCTCAAAGCTAACAGAACACTAATAGGACCTTCACTTGTTCCTCCTTCTACAGGCAGTTTGTGAGGAGCTCTGCAGCAACCACAGTGGGTcagaagagtgaagggaaggcgtGTCCAGGGAAGAGAGGCAATGGAAGGAGGTGTCGAGGGAAGCTACACGATAATATTCTAGACTGGGAGGATGGCTTACCTGACGCTGACCTGGATCTTGCTATCTCTcattcctggtgtgtgtgtatgtgtgagtgagggtggatgggtgctctctctctctctctctctctttctcttttgctttctctttctcttttctttctgtcttgtactttttcattttcctgttttttgtttGCTTGAAAGACAGTAATATTTTagtatgataaaaatgaaatagaagttGATGTGCAAAGTATACTGATAAATGCACAAAATACTTACACAGAATACTTACTCTAATAGGTGGTTTAAATTAAGTGAGGCTTGAGAAACTGAATAGTTAATGAAATGTCTCCCTGCAGTATTATTAGTCTAGAAATTAACCAAACTtatagaaaaacacacaaaacaaatatacacacacttatatattGGTTTAAATTAAGCCAGGCTGGAGAAACTGAATAGCTAATGAAATGTCTCCGTGCAATGTTATCAATCTAAAAATGAACCAAACTtaatagaaaacacacaaaacaaggatACACACACTTATCACACACTTATATATTGGTTTAAATTAAGTGAGGTTCAAAATACTGAATCCTTAATGAAGTGTCTCTGTGCAGTGTTGCTGATCTGAGCCTCTGTCTGGGAACAACACTGCAGATTGTACCCAGCGGCAACATTCCCGTGGACactaagaagagaggaggaaagctgGTCATTTGCAACCTTCAGCCCACTAAACAGGtaaggccaggtgtgtgtgagagagagagagagaggacctattttttatgttattgctattattttatttatatcattattttattatgttttaataTGTTTTAATGGTTCTGGTTGTGATTTATGACtgatattaattaattaatttatttatgtgtgtgttatttctcaTTTACCCTTGATTTTCTTTACAAGTGCAATGATTTATGGTTTATTTACTTCATACATGCTTTATGAATTATGTATATTGTATatgtaaccctttcagtactaggatgcatttttaccatgagttttgggtgtgattagacaattttgtttacattagaaaggatctatggaggtcagaagattgatggccacagttgTAGTTTTTCCTGCCGTTTCCCCAAGCAGATGAGAAAACTGCAGGGAAACCCCTCGTTTTTGAGAGATGGTGGGGGAGCAGCCTAACGCTTACTCTCTCACGGACACCCCCATTTAAGGGGGCACAACCGGGAGAGACCTACCATGAGGGGATTTGACACCCTAAAGGATTCGGAGATGGGGACGCCACCCTTACTCTGGCCTGGCTACCCAGCATTAGGGCCCACCTCAACGACTGTCTTGCATTCACAGAGATAACACTCTCTGCTAAGCGCCTACAGATGCGCCACAACTGGCAGGGCAACAATCAGACAGAAGCAGTCACATCCGTGGGGGGATTGGGACCTCTTCCACCCGTATACCCCTACTTAGGCCATGCACCCATGCAGGGCAATGAGGCGTGAGGAGCACAACCTCACCCCACATGGGTCGTCAACCCAGAAACGCCCACCCAGACTACTGAAAGTCGTGAGTTGCTTACAACAATCAGCAAATCTGGGACAACGGCCCCTGACATACAGGGATAGAGAACCATAGCATGCCGGGAGACACTGGATTAGTGAAGCTGTTAAGGGTATCTGCCAAGGCATACCCCATTGCTGTATGAGTGCTGTATGGAAAGAACAGTGGATAATTAGCCACAGCCCTTGGCCCCAGCACTCCGGGACTGTATTTGGCTGAGCTAATCTCATTACCAGCAGGAACCACATGGAGGTAACAGCCCCGTAACAATGTCTCATGGTACTTGCACTAGGTACTGCGGTCTGCAGTAGTCCTAGGACACCATGGGAGGCATAGATACTCccgctgtataaagtcaccaaataaaaagcagaatgaatatggaaatgcatcatagcactgaaggggttaaactttatTCTTTACATGATTTATATATGATGTCTCTTAGCTCCCATTATTTCTATATGTATGATTGTGATAAGTGACATTTAGTGCAGTGTGTGAGGGACCCGTGCATGCAAAACTGGTGATATTTGACAGATTTCTTGCTGAAGTTCTTGTAAATTTAAGTATTAGGAAAAAATTGACATAttgagagagaatattagtcaCAATGAACTGAAGATGGTGAAAAAGTAacaaattcttcttttttccttgcttgctactctccaccaccaccaccaccaccactactactactactactactactactactactactactactactactactactactactactactactactactaacctcaCATtacctctatctctcctttctctcatttcaacACCCTTCTTAaactccccaaacacacacacacaggaccgtCACGCTGACCTAATCATCAACACCTACGTGGACACCTTAATGAAACGCCTTCTGGAGCTTCTACATATCCCTCTCCTGCCTTACTCAGCTGAAGATGACCCTCTGAAGATCTCCCAGCTCCTCCTGCAGTCTAGCATAGCAGAGAGCACAGGAAATGGTGTTTTTGAGCCAATAGAGTGGACAATTCCTGAAGAGTGGGTCAAAGATAAGGATTTAGCTGAGCGTGTGAAGTCCAGGAAGGTCATACGCAAAAGGCCGGATCAAGGAAGAAGtgcaagggaggaaaaaggtcaAAACTAAGGGtcataaggaaggaaatgaagagagttTAGGTTTGTGTCATAATGGTGAGGTTTTGAagaagggtgaagaggaagatgagttgatagcagagagggagacaggaaagACAGCACAGGAGGAAGGTAATGCTGTGATaaagagtgaaagggagaaTGGAATAAAGACAGAGAGTGGgataaaggacgaggaggagcacAAACTAGAaacaagtgaagtgaaggtgGAAACAGacgaaatagtgaagaaagaagagttggACAATAAAGTAAATAACGAGACAGAGGATTTAGTAAAGATGGAGAgcgaaacagaagaaaaagatgagaaaatagagagaaaagagatttaTACTAATGGCAACTCAACTCCCAGTGGTGTACAAGAGGGAGACTCAGAACAAGAGGTCACAGAAGCAAACGAAGGAAGGTCAAATGACGACAGTGACCTCGCCACATGACAGAGGAAGTGACACAACCCTTCACTGACCCAAGAAACTGCGAAGGTCAAAGAGAAGCTCAGATAGCTAAATAAGGTCATTGGGCATGTAGAATCTCAAGGTCACAAGGTCACTCTATttgtatggttaggttaggttaggttctggtGAAAGAGGTCatgttttttgtatattttttgtattattcaagttttttttatagttttgttggtgtttaaGGTATTTTAAGGTCATTTTGCCCTTGAAATTGTCTTAAGGGTGGAAATGTGGAAGTTTaataagcaagaaagaaagttacagatttttttcctcttttcattcatctttccatttcttttcttctggtaaggaggaaggaaagttagattttttccttttccttttctttttgtttcttctgcttctgtttcttcttttccttatcttcccttcccttcccttcccttcccttctctttcctttctgttcccttcccttctcttctcttctcttctcttctcttcccttctcttctcttctcttctcttctctttcctttctgttcctttccGTTCCTTTCCGTTCCTTTTTATGTCCTAAGTAGTTTGGTTGGTTAGGTTTATAAATTGAGAATGTGTACAAAATTACGATTTGATTCTTAGTGACTTTTTCTAAGGTTTACAAGCTGGTGATGTGGaaaaattttgttgttttgtatttatggAGACAACTCTGATTTCAATTTTATCTCTATCCTTACCTAATATTGGAAGTTTTACAAGCTGATATAAGTTCAATTCTTAGTAATTGTTTTTCTGAGGTTTACAAGCtggtgatgtgttttggtgtttgggtTTTCATAGAGGCAATTCTGACTTCAATTTGTTTCTAACATTGCTTAACATTGAAAGTTTAACAAGCTGATATAGGTTCAATTCTTAGTAACTGTTTTTCTAAGGTTTACAAGCTgatgtggaaaaaattaggcctTTCGAATTATATACACACAATTCTAACTATTTTATCTCTAATAATACCTAATATTGAAAGATTTACAAGCTGGTGTGTACAAGATTAAGTTCTTTAAATTCTCAGTAACCTGATGTGTAGGATTAACTAGTGACATATATAAGAATAGGTATTTTGTTATGACCTTATGAATAATGTGTACAAAATTAAGCTAACTTTATCCATACTGACCGGGTATTGAAAGATTAATTAACCAGTGACCTATACAAGGATATTTTTATGACCTTATGAATGAGTGACGTGTACAAAATcgacccttttttttatttatttattatttttatttatttatttatttttttttataccatgtgggcttttcacgggaatttatgagctaaaggaaatactttttgtggtacctcctatctcaaagcccacccgctaggaaaccattgccccgagtgaggaagcccaacctacactcagactgtggacaggatttgaacccgagtgcttggagacccctcggaccccaaagcacgcatggttccactgtaccacagcggccCCTATTCTATTCATTCTGACCAGGTATTGAAAGATTAATTAATTAGTGACCtattcaaggatgtttttgtttttatgactTTATGAATAAGTGATGTACAAAATTAAGGTGTTTGTATCTATACTGAGCTGGTCGTGCAAAGTTGAGTGACCTGTATAATATTGagttctattctttctcatctGGTATTGAAagattaattatttttgttcttgtgacCTTATGAATGAGTGACGTACAAAATTAAGGTGTTTGTATCTACAATGAGCTGGTCGTGCAAAGTTGAGTGACCTGTACAATATtgatttctattcattttcatcTGGTACAGCAAGATTTATTAACCAGCGACCTATTCAaggttatttttgttcttgtgacCTTATGAATGAGTGACATGTACAAATTTACGCTatgtctctatctatccatacTAATATTGCAAAGTTGAGTGACCTGTGCAACGAGATTAATTTGTATTCATTCTGACCTGATGTTGCAAGATTTACTAACAAGCAACctatattaaaagaaaaggtaCTACTTATTACCTTATGAGTAAGTGACGTGTACAAAATTAAGGCATTTTTAACCATTCTGACCTGGTATTGCAAAGTTTTCAAAGTGAACTGTGAAGAAGGACTAGTGCCTCTCTCAAGAAGTGATGGTGAAAAGACTTAAAATTGTACATAGATATAAAGGTGGACTCATCAGCTGCCTGGCagtgaaggaacacacacagacacaatacTGAAGTGCTGTGAGGCTTCATGTACACTTGTATACATAGATGTGTGGAGTGTATGAGTGGACTGTACATACTCTGAAATGCCTTGCTCTCGCCACCACTGCTTCCTgacgccacagagatgactagccgggttCTTGAGACTGTTTTTGTTGTCACTGATAGAGAGATCTTATCAATATGCCTCAAGAATtgcaaaaatacccttaaaaatatTGGTACTTTCACTTATTGGCCACAAAAATGACTAGCTGAGTTCTTGAGACTGTTTTTGTTGTCAATGATAGAGGAATCTTGCTAATATCCTTCTAGAattgtaaaaacacccttaaaaattctACTACTTTCACTATATCTAtgtttaaaggccacagaggtgactagCTGGGTTCTTGAGACTGTTTTTGTTGTCAATGATAGAGGAATCTTGCTAATATCCCTCTAGAAttgtaaaaacacccttcaaaatccTGATAATTTCACAATATCTATTTTTAAAGACCACAGAAGTGACTAACCAAGTTCTCACCaccatttctcttatcaataacacaaaaacattaTCAAAACACCCTGAGAAACACAAAAAGTTCCAAAAACAATGTATTTTCAACCAGAGCCTCTTGGGATGTAGTGGAGGTGAATCAGGGAAGCGTTTCAGAGAGGTCCTGAGACTGGCTGTGTTGGTGAGTGACTTGGCTGCATGTCAGGACTCCTTCCCCACCAGACTGTGATAAGGGATACCACTGGCCATTACACGCATTGTCTTCACTCTTActgctaattattattattattatttcattcctgtttttattattattatttttgcattCAGTGTCTTTATTTTGCAGTGAATTaattgtgttatttatttatttatttattatcttcagTCTTACGGcaaattattactgttgttattatttcattcatgtttttattgttattatttttctttcattatctttttcttgtacAGTGAATTaattgtgttatttatttatttatttatttatatatttatttatttattcattatcttcactCTTACTgcaaattatttttattattttatttattttttctattactcaagttgtctttatttttataccaAATTAATCATGTttccatttgtttatttcttcttattaattttatttatttttttttttttccattgcatattaattgtattttcttatttggttTTCTGTTCATTATCTTAAAGcgaactgttattattatttttatttttattttttattttttattcaccaTCTTCATCCTTATGGCGAAGTTTGTGGCTATTTCTGTTCATGTAAGAGTGGATAGCATTGTCCATTACACACATTTATCTTCACTCTTACTGcgaaattgttgtttttttatctatttttctatctattcatatttCGTGAGGTTTGTcgtaatttatattttttcaagaATGTTACTGTTTGATTCATTTGTAAAGTTTATTTGGTGTTCAGTTTGTTATTCATTGTATTAAGCTTGCCTCAGTTTTCACTCCTCATCTCTCAAGTCTGTCAGAAAAAAAGGTATTCCTAgattttcaaattttcaaaaGTCTGTGTTTGTAACTTTGAAATATTGAAAACGTCTTCGATAAATTGATAACAAAGATGGAAAGTGAAGATGATTAGTgtacatataacacacacacacacacacacacacacacacacacacacacacacacacacacacacacacacacacacacacacacacacaagactgtAGACTGGTGTAGCATTATATTCCCTTCATATACTGTATGCTATGTATATATAGATGTATACAGGAGTGGCTACAGGGAGAAGACACTGCCATAACACATAGAATatacgtatgtgtgtatgtatggatggatagatttacgtatatgtgtatgtatgagtatgtattaggatttgtgtgtgtgtgtgtgtgtgtgtgtgtgtgtgtgtatgagtatgtATTCTCTGTAGCATCCTGGATCTGTTCATACTATACATAATACAATAagttaataatataataatttaaTCATATAATCGGGATCATGTGAAGATTACAcactttattattgttgttattattattgttattatttatttattttttactacaACTAgtatgtcttatttatttatttatctatttattcatctgctcatttattgatttattttgatATTGTGTTATGGGATAGAAttagtaaggtaaggttaggttcagttaagctaacctaacctaacctaacctaacctaaccttacctaatttaaccaaacctaattaaCTCACAAGCCACAAATACCTGACCTGTGTAATCTTCATGTGATCCAGCATATACATAAGCAGAATTACATGTACCTGTTATTTAAGGTGTCGTAGTGGAAACTGTGTTAAATAAATAGCTAACTTCATTTAGGTAACATTGCTCTCAGTACTACAACAATTTATAATTTATTGTCCGTGGGGTGACAGTGGAGAGAATTATGTAATGGAGTATCttatcttttactctttccttgtaATGATTTTGTTAATGTGAGGGTgtaaagctggccaaggggtTAATGTGAGAATAAAGCTGGCTAAGAGGTTAATGTGAGAGTGTAAAGCTGGCTAAGGGGTTAATGTGAGAGTGTAAAGCTGGCTAAGGGGTTAATGTGAGAATAAAGCTGGCTAAGGGGTTAATGTGAGAGTGTAAAGTTGgtaaaggggttaatgtgagAGTGTAAAGTTGGTTAAGGGTAACATAACAGAAAGGAAACGTCTATTTAATTGCCAGTTGCCCTTCATTcaaacacttctttttttttcatctgttttgcTTCAGATAACTTATTATTTCAAATACCAAGAATTTATAATGGGTGAAGTGTTGTATCTATCTCAGTTTTGCTTataatgatttctttttttcagataaCTTATTATTTCAAACACCAAGAATTTATAATGGGTGTAGTGTTGCATCTATCA contains:
- the LOC123507500 gene encoding LOW QUALITY PROTEIN: NAD-dependent protein deacetylase Sirt6-like (The sequence of the model RefSeq protein was modified relative to this genomic sequence to represent the inferred CDS: inserted 4 bases in 2 codons); translated protein: MACSYADGLSKYENKGKLGLPEKFDTEEEVERKVQILAGWMRNSKHTVVHTGAGISTAAGIPDFRGPNGVWTLEKEGLKPDVNISWDDXRPTLTHMAIVSLEQRGYVQYVVTQNIDGLHLRSGLQRQKLAELHGDMFVDKCNLCQRQFVRSSAATTVGQKSEGKACPGKRGNGRRCRGKLHDNILDWEDGLPDADLDLAISHSCVADLSLCLGTTLQIVPSGNIPVDTKKRGGKLVICNLQPTKQDRHADLIINTYVDTLMKRLLELLHIPLLPYSAEDDPLKISQLLLQSSIAESTGNGVFEPIEWTIPEEWVKDKDLAERVKSRKVIRKRPXIKEEVQGRKKVKTKGHKEGNEESLGLCHNGEVLKKGEEEDELIAERETGKTAQEEGNAVIKSERENGIKTESGIKDEEEHKLETSEVKVETDEIVKKEELDNKVNNETEDLVKMESETEEKDEKIERKEIYTNGNSTPSGVQEGDSEQEVTEANEGRSNDDSDLAT